A section of the Centropristis striata isolate RG_2023a ecotype Rhode Island chromosome 7, C.striata_1.0, whole genome shotgun sequence genome encodes:
- the paip1 gene encoding polyadenylate-binding protein-interacting protein 1 encodes MNESFDRAPGAERTRSLPADPGLAGAAGDGDSKTTLFNQREPLRQPRTLPPFAENNMNTTNAMAAGDFKRQSKPQQSANANSTSASRGFNEVDSLVKSSTLSASAPEFVPSGFMPYEDPSFYEDSEGYYGEPTLAETVTDFLGHLSSSPGSFESDVEQITAMLNSWVTTEELLNELVELIYTQSTAIPNFSYTGARLCNYLSHHLNISPPSGNFRQLLLQRCRIEYEQRDAAVRGEPEMQKKFHSFVLFLGELYLNLEIKKGKGPPSRADILLNALKDLMDSLFSKPVDSNLICAVKLLKLTGSILDDAWKGSGKAHMEDLIRRIENILLDATCSRDVRQMLLKLVELRSSDWGRVRAAAAASNATPDNDPNYFMNEPTFYTEDGTPFTAADPEYAEKYQEILDRQDYFHDLDGENGNEIYDSEDEMEPEMEEAFENFCLESERKRQQ; translated from the exons ATGAACGAGAGTTTCGACCGAGCCCCCGGAGCGGAGAGGACCCGGAGTCTTCCAGCGGACCCCGGGCTGGCAGGTGCCGCCGGGGACGGTGACAGCAAAACTACGCTTTTCAACCAAAGGGAGCCGTTGAGACAGCCGCGAACATTACCGCCTTTTGCCGAGAACAACATGAACACGACCAACGCCATGGCTGCTGGAG ATTTTAAAAGACAGAGCAAACCCCAACAAAGTGCAAATGCCAACAGTACGTCTGCCTCCAGAGGTTTTAATGAAGTGGATTCCTTGGTCAAGTCCTCAACGCTCTCGGCCAGTGCCCCAGAGTTTGTCCCCTCTGGATTTATGCCGTATGAA GACCCGTCTTTTTATGAAGACAGTGAAGGCTATTACGGTGAGCCAACCTTGGCTGAAACAGTCACAGACTTTCTTGGCCACCTGAGCTCCTCACCAGGGTCATTTGAGTCGGATGTGGAACAAATAACTGCCATGCTCAATTCCTGGGTTACTACTGAAGAGTTGTTGAACGAGCTGGTGGAACTGATCTACActcag TCTACTGCCATTCCAAACTTCTCTTACACGGGCGCCCGACTCTGTAACTACCTGTCCCATCATCTCAACATCAGCCCACCAAGTGGCAACTTTCGTCAACTGCTCCTGCAAAG ATGTCGAATAGAGTATGAACAGAGGGATGCAGCTGTTCGAGGAGAGCCCGAGATGCAGAAGAAATTCCACTCATTTGTGCTCTTTCTGGGAGAGCTCTATCTTAACCTGGAG ataaagaaaggaaaaggacCTCCTAGTCGAGCAGATATCCTCCTCAATGCTCTGAAGGACCTGATGGACAGTCTGTTCTCCAAACCTGTGGATTCAAATCTCATCTGTGCTGTCAAACTGTTGAAG CTGACAGGCTCGATCTTGGACGATGCATGGAAAGGAAGTGGAAAGGCGCACATGGAAGACCTGATCCGAAGGATAGAAAATATTCTGCTGGATGCCACCTGCAGCAG GGATGTCAGACAGATGCTTCTGAAACTAGTTGAGTTGAGATCTAGTGACTGGGGCAGAGTCCGTGCTGCCGCAGCAGCCAGCAACGCCACGCCAGACAACGACCCTAACTACTTCATG AATGAACCAACATTCTACACAGAAGATGGGACTCCTTTTACAGCAGCAGACCCAG AATATGCTGAGAAATACCAAGAGATCCTGGACAGGCAGGACTATTTCCATGATCTTGATGGGGAAAATGGAAATGAAAT ATACGACTCTGAAGACGAGATGGAGCCTGAGATGGAAGAAGCGTTTGAGAATTTTTGTTTAGAATCAGAGAGGAAACGACAACAATGA